In one window of Paracoccus saliphilus DNA:
- a CDS encoding ABC transporter ATP-binding protein, which yields MPETPALKLTGLTKSFPVARTMLGKVTAEVKAVRPVDLEVRQGETLGIVGESGCGKSSLARMLVGLSKPTSGTIEIEGKPLDVRDRRLSSQQIQYVFQDPLSSLNPRKTIRQIMEMPLKQLFGMDKQARAARIAEVFDSVNLRSEFLDRYPHEFSGGQAQRIGIARALLASPRIIVLDEPVSALDVSVQAQVLNLLAGLKDEYDLTYLFISHDLAVVEAVCDRVAVLYFGKVVEIGQAEDIFARPRHPYTRLLAQSAPVVGRPLAAPEARETELPDPLDPPTGCSFAARCPNVTECCRREEPALETQGGAQLAACFNPIAQG from the coding sequence GTCGCGCGGACGATGCTTGGCAAAGTCACGGCCGAGGTCAAGGCGGTGCGCCCGGTCGATCTGGAGGTCCGGCAAGGCGAAACCCTTGGCATCGTGGGGGAATCGGGCTGCGGGAAATCCTCGCTGGCGCGGATGCTGGTGGGGCTCTCGAAGCCGACTAGCGGAACGATCGAGATCGAGGGCAAGCCGCTGGATGTCCGTGATCGCCGCCTGTCGAGCCAGCAGATCCAATATGTGTTCCAGGATCCGCTCTCGTCGCTCAATCCGCGCAAGACCATCCGGCAGATCATGGAGATGCCGCTGAAGCAGCTGTTCGGCATGGACAAACAGGCGCGCGCCGCACGAATTGCCGAGGTATTCGACAGTGTCAATCTGCGGTCGGAATTCCTTGATCGCTACCCGCATGAATTCTCTGGCGGCCAGGCGCAGCGTATCGGTATCGCCCGCGCCCTTCTGGCCAGTCCCCGAATCATCGTCCTGGACGAGCCGGTCTCGGCGCTCGACGTTTCGGTGCAGGCACAGGTGTTGAACCTTTTGGCAGGGCTGAAGGACGAATATGACCTGACCTACCTGTTCATCTCGCATGACCTTGCCGTGGTCGAGGCGGTTTGCGACCGCGTGGCGGTGCTGTATTTCGGCAAGGTGGTCGAGATAGGGCAGGCCGAGGATATCTTTGCGCGCCCCCGCCATCCATATACGAGACTGCTGGCGCAATCCGCCCCGGTCGTCGGACGGCCGCTTGCAGCCCCCGAGGCCCGGGAAACAGAGCTTCCCGATCCGCTCGACCCGCCGACGGGCTGTTCTTTCGCGGCGCGATGCCCCAATGTGACCGAGTGTTGCAGAAGGGAGGAACCGGCACTTGAAACACAGGGAGGAGCGCAACTTGCCGCCTGCTTCAACCCCATCGCACAAGGCTGA
- a CDS encoding FadR/GntR family transcriptional regulator: protein MPPASTPSHKADSSRLSRPLEVARHLKQLIMDEGMQPGDRLPSEPILIEKLGRSKGTVREAMRILEAEGLVRTRTGPGGGAFVDRSSDEQIMALMANHFYFEALTLRDIYQLRLALEPELAASLAGRLTEQALEDLQAQMVFYANPPRNAEEEREQHVASLAFHRQLARHSPNPLLGLMIRFLARFLTDLTIRQRLYEPHNRELWKRGRDYQSQLLGALTRGDEKAARETMRAHMNTALRLMENQAVRVEQRLF, encoded by the coding sequence TTGCCGCCTGCTTCAACCCCATCGCACAAGGCTGATTCCTCGCGCCTGTCGCGGCCGCTAGAGGTGGCGCGCCATCTCAAGCAGCTGATCATGGATGAGGGCATGCAGCCGGGCGACCGATTGCCGAGCGAGCCGATCCTGATCGAGAAACTGGGCCGGTCGAAAGGAACGGTGCGCGAGGCAATGCGCATTCTGGAAGCCGAGGGGCTCGTTCGCACGCGGACCGGACCGGGAGGGGGCGCCTTCGTGGATCGCTCCAGCGACGAGCAGATCATGGCGCTGATGGCCAATCACTTCTATTTCGAAGCGCTGACCTTGCGGGATATCTACCAGTTGCGGCTGGCCCTGGAACCGGAGCTTGCGGCCTCGCTGGCCGGACGCCTGACGGAACAGGCTCTCGAGGATTTGCAGGCGCAGATGGTGTTCTATGCCAATCCCCCCCGCAATGCCGAGGAAGAGCGGGAACAGCATGTCGCCTCGCTGGCCTTTCACCGGCAGCTGGCGCGCCATTCCCCGAACCCGTTGCTGGGGTTGATGATTCGCTTTCTGGCGCGCTTCCTGACCGACCTGACGATTCGCCAGCGGCTTTACGAGCCGCATAACCGTGAATTGTGGAAGCGTGGCCGCGATTACCAGAGCCAATTGCTGGGAGCTTTGACCCGAGGCGATGAAAAGGCCGCGCGCGAGACCATGCGTGCTCATATGAATACGGCACTGCGGCTGATGGAGAACCAGGCGGTGCGGGTCGAACAGCGGTTGTTCTGA
- a CDS encoding NAD+ synthase, with product MTDRFRLTIGQLNATVGDLPGNAAKAREAWATAKEAGADMLALPEMFITGYQTQDLVLKPAFTEQAVAAIQGVGAACSDGPAIGIGGPWREGDKLYNAYWIFKDGKLVARILKHHLPFKQLFDELRLFDSGPISGPYPVGEARIGSPICEDSWYPDVAETLAETGAEILIVPNGSPYHREKLDLRMGHMVGRVVETGLPLVYVNLVGGQDDQLYDGASFVLNPGGRKVVQLPAFEEAITTVDFTRTDEGWQAEPGEMAKQPDAWEQDYHAMMLGLREYLRKSGFSKVVLGMSGGIDSALVATIAADAIGPENVRCVMLPSEYTSQASLDDAADCANRLGTRLDTVRIDGARDAVSDALAHLMEGTSPDTTEENIQSRLRGVMLMALSNKFGEMLLTTGNKSEVAVGYATIYGDMAGGYNPIKDLYKTRVFETCRWRNANRRPWMKGPEGEVIPPQIISKPPSAELRPDQKDEDSLPPYEVLDTILEGLVEKDLALKDLVEQGFDAETVRHVEKLLYISEWKRYQAAPGPRISTKAFWLDRRYPLVNRWRDEL from the coding sequence ATGACCGACCGTTTCCGCCTGACCATCGGCCAGCTGAACGCCACCGTGGGCGATCTGCCCGGCAACGCCGCCAAGGCCCGAGAGGCATGGGCCACGGCAAAAGAAGCCGGCGCCGACATGCTGGCCCTGCCCGAGATGTTCATCACCGGCTACCAGACGCAGGACCTGGTGCTGAAACCCGCCTTTACCGAACAGGCGGTTGCCGCGATCCAGGGGGTTGGCGCGGCCTGCTCGGACGGACCGGCCATCGGCATCGGCGGTCCGTGGCGCGAAGGGGACAAGCTTTATAACGCCTATTGGATCTTCAAGGACGGCAAGCTGGTCGCCCGAATCCTCAAGCACCACCTGCCTTTCAAGCAGCTTTTCGACGAGTTGCGGCTGTTCGACAGCGGCCCTATCAGCGGCCCCTATCCGGTCGGCGAGGCACGCATCGGCTCTCCGATCTGCGAGGATAGCTGGTATCCGGATGTCGCCGAAACCCTGGCCGAGACCGGGGCCGAGATCCTGATCGTGCCGAATGGCTCCCCCTATCACCGCGAGAAACTGGACCTGCGCATGGGCCATATGGTCGGGCGTGTCGTCGAAACCGGTTTGCCGCTGGTCTATGTGAACCTCGTCGGCGGGCAGGACGACCAGCTTTATGACGGCGCCAGCTTCGTACTGAATCCCGGTGGCAGGAAAGTCGTGCAACTCCCTGCCTTCGAGGAAGCGATCACCACTGTCGATTTCACCCGCACCGATGAAGGCTGGCAGGCCGAACCCGGCGAGATGGCCAAGCAACCCGACGCATGGGAGCAGGACTATCACGCCATGATGCTGGGCCTGCGTGAATATCTGCGCAAATCAGGCTTCTCCAAGGTCGTTCTCGGGATGTCGGGCGGCATCGATTCGGCTCTGGTCGCCACGATCGCCGCCGACGCTATCGGCCCCGAAAACGTCCGCTGCGTCATGCTGCCATCGGAATATACCTCGCAGGCCAGTCTCGATGATGCCGCCGATTGCGCCAACCGGTTGGGCACACGGCTGGACACGGTCCGAATCGACGGCGCCCGCGACGCGGTTTCGGATGCTTTGGCGCATCTGATGGAGGGCACCAGCCCCGACACGACCGAAGAGAACATCCAGTCCCGCCTGCGTGGGGTGATGCTGATGGCACTGTCGAACAAGTTCGGCGAAATGCTGCTGACCACCGGCAATAAATCCGAGGTCGCAGTGGGCTATGCGACGATCTATGGCGACATGGCAGGGGGATATAACCCGATCAAGGATCTCTACAAGACACGTGTCTTCGAGACCTGCCGCTGGCGCAACGCCAATCGCCGCCCCTGGATGAAGGGCCCCGAAGGCGAGGTCATCCCGCCGCAAATCATCTCGAAACCGCCCTCGGCAGAGCTGCGCCCCGATCAGAAGGACGAGGATTCGCTGCCTCCCTACGAGGTTCTGGACACGATTCTCGAAGGGCTGGTCGAAAAGGACCTGGCGCTCAAGGATCTGGTCGAACAGGGTTTTGATGCCGAAACGGTACGGCATGTCGAGAAACTGCTCTATATCAGCGAGTGGAAGCGCTATCAGGCCGCCCCCGGCCCGCGCATTTCGACCAAGGCCTTCTGGCTGGACCGCCGATACCCGCTGGTCAATCGCTGGCGCGACGAATTGTAG
- a CDS encoding MORN repeat-containing protein codes for MMTARWAATRAGAFAMMLAATMVAADAQVITKQYDDGGVYEGTFRNGRQHGQGSYTLPSGYKYEGDWVDGQILGQGTATFPNGSVYVGSFTKGKPDGKGKITYADGSTYEGDWIAGEITGEGEAHYADGSVYKGQFVKGLHQGNGMLTRPNGYRYGGEWNANVKEGTGKITYPDGAVYEGGMLAGQPAGKGKLTMPDGMSYDGVWAAGQMSGTGVLVQPSGDRYEGEMRQGKREGQGVATYANGEVYDGQFVNDRRHGQGTFTGTDGYVYTGQWVEGRMEGEGKITYPDGSVYQGQMKDDRPNGTGKITYPDGSTYEGQWVDGVIEGDGKASYANGMVYEGGFRNARNHGQGRMSYPDGYVYTGAWQDGQRHGEGQATYPDGTVYTGSFANGLREGQGKLTTPDGFVYEGGWKEGEIDGKGVATYVNGDRYEGHFAAGKRQGQGVMRYATGKVASGEWEDDRLIDADSEPLEEGTRGGNEAEAPSLPEEAPAEGG; via the coding sequence ATGATGACGGCAAGATGGGCAGCAACGAGAGCGGGCGCATTCGCGATGATGCTGGCGGCGACGATGGTTGCGGCGGATGCGCAGGTCATCACCAAGCAATATGATGATGGCGGCGTTTATGAGGGCACGTTCCGAAATGGCCGCCAGCATGGGCAAGGCAGTTACACGCTGCCCAGCGGATACAAATACGAAGGCGATTGGGTCGATGGCCAGATCCTGGGGCAAGGCACTGCGACTTTCCCCAATGGCTCGGTCTATGTCGGGAGTTTTACCAAGGGCAAGCCGGACGGCAAGGGCAAGATCACCTATGCCGATGGCAGCACCTATGAAGGGGACTGGATCGCGGGCGAGATCACCGGCGAAGGCGAGGCGCATTACGCCGATGGAAGTGTTTACAAGGGACAATTCGTCAAGGGGTTGCATCAGGGCAACGGTATGCTGACCCGGCCCAATGGCTATCGCTATGGAGGTGAGTGGAACGCCAATGTCAAAGAGGGGACCGGCAAGATCACCTATCCTGACGGCGCGGTCTATGAAGGCGGGATGCTGGCCGGTCAGCCAGCGGGCAAGGGCAAGCTCACCATGCCGGACGGGATGTCCTATGACGGTGTATGGGCGGCCGGTCAGATGTCGGGTACCGGTGTTCTCGTGCAGCCCTCGGGCGACCGCTACGAGGGCGAGATGCGGCAGGGAAAACGTGAAGGGCAGGGCGTTGCGACCTATGCGAATGGCGAAGTCTATGATGGCCAGTTCGTGAACGACCGCCGGCACGGGCAGGGAACATTCACCGGGACCGACGGATATGTCTATACGGGGCAATGGGTCGAGGGCCGGATGGAAGGCGAGGGCAAGATCACCTATCCCGACGGCTCGGTTTACCAGGGTCAGATGAAGGACGACCGCCCGAACGGGACCGGCAAGATCACTTATCCCGATGGCTCGACCTACGAGGGACAGTGGGTGGATGGCGTGATCGAGGGCGACGGAAAGGCAAGCTATGCCAATGGTATGGTTTATGAAGGCGGCTTCAGGAATGCCCGGAATCACGGGCAGGGCCGGATGTCCTATCCCGACGGTTATGTCTATACCGGCGCCTGGCAGGACGGCCAGCGTCATGGTGAGGGGCAGGCAACTTATCCCGATGGCACGGTTTATACCGGCAGCTTTGCCAATGGATTGCGCGAAGGGCAGGGCAAGCTGACCACCCCCGATGGCTTCGTCTATGAAGGCGGCTGGAAAGAGGGCGAGATCGACGGCAAAGGGGTTGCTACCTATGTCAATGGCGATCGATACGAGGGCCATTTCGCGGCAGGCAAACGTCAGGGCCAGGGCGTGATGCGCTATGCCACGGGGAAGGTGGCCTCGGGTGAATGGGAGGATGACCGGCTGATCGATGCCGATTCCGAACCGCTCGAGGAGGGGACGCGAGGCGGGAATGAAGCCGAGGCACCCAGCCTGCCCGAGGAGGCTCCGGCAGAGGGTGGGTAA
- a CDS encoding Hint domain-containing protein, whose amino-acid sequence MTEYTFWAIRENAITWGYKDPLSDGNGDPDGFAPGSSFTINDTSQFFQVTVSDDDLYLNQYADFDTTQIWIGPDVALNPTYPNDRYAASLAYKTIDAFPGGGIYKFGSTAVDNDYGFITFSGLQPGDIKEGVTYSITSVGPYGTYTDDGNGRAPRIAYSDLYGYDQPFICFTANTLIETDHGNKPVEELQIGDMIATMDDGYQPIRWIGSTSRDAIDIARNPKLRPIRIPAGALGGGLPKRDLMVSRQHRVLVKSKIAQRMFGADEVLIPANKLVGVNGIEIAEDIDNVTYFHILFDKHQVIFSEDAPTESLFTGPEALKSVSPAARQEIETLFPQITAPDFIAEPARLIPAKGSAVKKLVARHVKHATPLL is encoded by the coding sequence ATGACTGAATATACTTTTTGGGCGATTAGAGAGAATGCGATAACCTGGGGTTACAAGGACCCACTTTCGGACGGCAATGGAGATCCAGATGGGTTTGCACCGGGATCATCCTTTACAATAAACGATACGTCACAATTCTTCCAAGTTACTGTTAGTGACGATGATTTATATCTCAATCAATATGCTGACTTTGATACTACCCAGATTTGGATTGGCCCAGATGTCGCTCTTAACCCAACATATCCAAATGATCGGTATGCGGCTTCATTGGCCTACAAAACCATAGATGCATTCCCCGGAGGAGGTATCTATAAATTTGGCTCTACTGCTGTAGATAACGACTATGGATTCATAACTTTCTCAGGCCTTCAACCCGGCGATATTAAAGAGGGCGTTACATATTCCATAACCAGTGTCGGGCCTTATGGGACCTATACTGACGACGGAAATGGCAGGGCTCCGAGAATTGCCTACTCTGACCTCTACGGCTATGACCAGCCCTTTATCTGCTTCACCGCCAACACCCTGATCGAAACCGATCACGGCAACAAACCGGTCGAGGAACTGCAAATCGGCGACATGATCGCCACCATGGATGACGGCTATCAGCCCATCCGCTGGATCGGCTCGACCAGCCGCGACGCCATCGACATCGCCCGCAACCCGAAGCTGCGCCCGATCCGCATCCCGGCCGGAGCGCTTGGCGGTGGCCTGCCGAAACGCGATCTGATGGTCAGCCGTCAGCACCGGGTTCTGGTGAAATCAAAAATCGCACAGCGGATGTTCGGTGCCGATGAGGTTCTGATCCCCGCCAACAAGCTGGTGGGCGTGAACGGGATCGAAATCGCGGAAGATATCGACAATGTGACCTATTTCCACATCCTGTTCGACAAGCATCAGGTCATCTTTTCCGAGGACGCACCGACCGAAAGCCTGTTCACCGGGCCGGAAGCCTTGAAGAGCGTGTCTCCCGCCGCAAGGCAAGAGATCGAAACGCTTTTCCCGCAGATCACGGCGCCCGATTTCATCGCCGAACCCGCGCGACTGATCCCCGCGAAAGGGTCCGCCGTCAAGAAACTCGTCGCCCGGCATGTGAAACACGCAACGCCGCTGCTGTGA
- a CDS encoding helix-turn-helix domain-containing protein — translation MTDAEGVVVDQRVNDADIPQFQDWDLWEGADWSETVQGTNGIGTCLIEGRQICIHRDEHFRTRNIDLSCMDAPIWGPDGRLLAVLDVTSARSDQDEHYNHLLLSQVVHTAKTIEAMYFRACHTDARIISASKDGTDPAMLLAVNRDDIVMGATRTARRALKLEREGDINHLPASDLFGEGDDPSAHGFGAAERMVLTRALIRAGGNVSAAARILGIGRTTMYRRMARAGVGGNRHDSESP, via the coding sequence ATGACCGATGCCGAAGGCGTGGTGGTGGATCAGCGTGTCAACGACGCGGATATTCCACAATTTCAGGATTGGGACCTGTGGGAAGGTGCAGATTGGTCAGAGACCGTTCAGGGCACCAATGGCATTGGAACCTGCCTGATCGAAGGCCGCCAGATCTGCATCCATCGGGACGAGCATTTCCGAACCCGCAATATCGATCTGTCCTGCATGGATGCCCCGATCTGGGGCCCCGACGGACGGCTGCTGGCGGTGCTTGACGTGACATCGGCTCGCAGCGATCAAGATGAGCATTACAACCACCTGCTCCTGTCCCAGGTTGTCCATACGGCCAAGACGATAGAGGCGATGTATTTTCGGGCCTGCCATACGGATGCCCGAATCATCTCTGCCTCGAAGGACGGCACCGATCCGGCAATGCTGCTGGCGGTGAACCGGGACGATATTGTCATGGGCGCAACCCGCACCGCCCGCCGCGCCCTCAAGCTGGAACGAGAGGGCGATATCAATCACCTGCCTGCCTCTGACCTGTTTGGAGAGGGTGACGACCCGTCAGCTCATGGGTTCGGCGCGGCAGAGCGTATGGTCCTGACCCGCGCCCTGATCCGGGCGGGCGGGAATGTCTCTGCCGCGGCGCGTATCCTGGGCATCGGGCGGACGACCATGTACCGGCGGATGGCTCGGGCAGGAGTTGGCGGAAACCGACATGACTCCGAGTCGCCATAG
- a CDS encoding aminotransferase class IV produces MAQTSAQSYDGDPRNDDALIYVNGDFVHRDRAVVSVFDAGFVLGDGVWEGLRLVNGKLLSLDAHLDRLFEGARSISLDIGMSRDEITQAIMDTCAKNGFTTDTHIRLMITRGRKSTPNQDPRFTIGGATVVIVAEIKRPRSELADNGLRLFTSTFRCSTPDVFDLRLNSHSRLNLIQALTQAIAAGADEALMLDPNGFVASCNSTNFFIIRKGQLWTSRGLYSFNGITRGHVFRLFGEHLGQAMEKDFTLAQCYSADEAFVTGTLGGITPVSSIDGHQIGDGKSGRLTRELASIYWSDVEARSRDE; encoded by the coding sequence ATGGCCCAAACCAGCGCCCAAAGCTATGACGGCGACCCCCGCAACGATGATGCGCTGATCTATGTGAACGGCGATTTCGTCCATCGCGACCGCGCGGTGGTCTCGGTCTTCGATGCAGGCTTCGTGCTGGGCGATGGCGTGTGGGAGGGGTTGCGGCTGGTCAATGGCAAGCTGCTCTCGCTGGATGCGCATCTCGACCGGTTGTTCGAGGGTGCGCGCTCGATCAGCCTCGATATCGGCATGAGTCGGGACGAGATCACCCAAGCAATCATGGACACCTGTGCGAAGAACGGCTTTACCACTGACACGCATATCAGGCTGATGATCACACGCGGGCGAAAATCCACGCCCAATCAGGACCCCCGTTTCACCATTGGCGGCGCAACCGTGGTCATCGTGGCCGAGATCAAGCGCCCCCGCAGCGAACTGGCCGATAACGGGCTGCGGCTCTTCACTTCGACCTTCCGCTGCTCGACCCCGGATGTGTTCGACCTGCGGCTCAACTCCCATTCGCGGCTGAACCTGATCCAGGCATTGACGCAGGCCATCGCGGCTGGTGCGGACGAGGCTCTGATGCTGGACCCGAACGGGTTCGTCGCAAGCTGCAACTCGACCAATTTCTTCATCATCCGCAAGGGGCAGCTATGGACCTCGCGCGGGCTTTACAGCTTCAACGGAATCACGCGGGGCCATGTGTTCCGGCTGTTCGGCGAACATCTGGGACAGGCAATGGAAAAGGATTTCACCCTGGCCCAATGCTATTCGGCGGATGAGGCCTTCGTCACCGGGACGCTTGGCGGCATCACGCCGGTATCATCCATCGATGGCCACCAGATCGGTGACGGCAAATCCGGCCGACTGACCCGCGAATTAGCCAGTATCTATTGGAGCGATGTCGAGGCCCGGTCGCGAGACGAATAG
- a CDS encoding BatD family protein, which yields MVIRLLLPIILWLTLTDLAAAQGDTRLMILHDHGNPVVSEMVELTIRGEYDLTVSLEEMIFPNSPDYDWVQIARDDWHKERVNGRLLQIFERKVAVFPSRDGPVEIGPVTHNLTYVTEDRKRAETEVTAPAITLNVHPFPGDHRPLSARQLTLTDELSAKPGQLKQNEVLTRRVTIEAEGTLAHYLPPRPDLRQPWMISFTAPEQRETIMTEQGPLARVVWEWQLRPHTGEPAILPGTGIPWFDTANRQIEIAPLAPIPFGLAGFGSNFGAVNENGAGNGIIAAGILLLCCACGLSLMLWRRVPLHRHVLLMRLRRHLPSPHSRIMHEAAKQNDLTTLRAAAERHLRWLGLPARGFSELDRQLYAALPPPGFDALDWLAGFRKMARSETRIKESDGNGPNQRPKL from the coding sequence ATGGTGATTCGTCTGCTGCTGCCAATTATCCTTTGGTTGACCCTCACCGATCTTGCCGCGGCGCAAGGCGATACCCGATTGATGATTCTGCACGACCACGGCAATCCGGTCGTCTCGGAGATGGTCGAATTGACGATCCGCGGCGAATATGACCTGACCGTCTCGCTGGAAGAGATGATATTCCCGAACTCGCCCGATTATGACTGGGTCCAGATCGCCCGCGACGATTGGCACAAGGAACGCGTCAATGGCCGCCTGCTGCAGATATTCGAACGGAAGGTAGCAGTCTTTCCAAGCCGCGACGGACCGGTAGAGATCGGCCCGGTCACGCACAACCTGACCTATGTCACCGAAGACCGCAAGCGCGCGGAAACCGAAGTCACCGCCCCGGCCATTACGCTGAATGTCCACCCTTTCCCCGGCGATCACCGCCCGCTTTCGGCGCGTCAGTTGACCCTCACGGATGAGCTGTCCGCCAAGCCGGGTCAGTTGAAACAGAACGAGGTCCTGACCCGCCGTGTCACCATCGAGGCAGAGGGTACGTTGGCACATTACCTGCCGCCGCGCCCCGATCTGCGCCAGCCCTGGATGATCAGCTTCACCGCCCCGGAACAACGCGAAACGATCATGACCGAGCAAGGCCCGCTGGCCCGCGTTGTCTGGGAGTGGCAGTTGCGACCGCATACCGGCGAACCCGCCATCCTGCCCGGCACGGGTATTCCCTGGTTCGACACGGCAAACCGACAGATCGAGATCGCCCCGCTCGCCCCGATCCCTTTCGGCCTCGCCGGCTTTGGATCGAATTTCGGGGCCGTGAACGAGAACGGCGCAGGCAATGGGATAATCGCTGCCGGTATTCTGCTGCTTTGCTGCGCCTGCGGCCTGTCCCTCATGCTCTGGCGTCGCGTCCCACTGCATCGTCATGTGCTTCTCATGCGCCTGCGCCGCCACCTGCCCTCGCCGCATTCACGTATCATGCACGAGGCCGCGAAGCAGAACGATCTGACCACCCTTCGCGCGGCGGCAGAGCGGCATCTGCGCTGGCTGGGCCTGCCCGCGCGGGGGTTTTCCGAACTCGACCGGCAGCTCTACGCGGCTTTACCTCCGCCCGGTTTCGATGCACTGGATTGGCTAGCCGGATTTCGTAAGATGGCCCGGTCGGAAACGCGAATAAAGGAAAGCGACGGAAATGGCCCAAACCAGCGCCCAAAGCTATGA
- a CDS encoding vWA domain-containing protein yields MGGLILLRAWWLLALLPLLLLVLWILRRAPDAGGWERIMPRQMLRAMTALGALSGRQPVWQRMLAPFAIFALTIGLAGPALPRRDAPVLAQTDAVIIAIDMSPSVANGPGLAEAQVTAAGLLQALAGRPVGMILYGGEAYTIAAPTADTATLETQIAVLEPDTLPNPGSRPADALGLAGKLLDKMRRADLILISDGGGVDAQAETEASRLAEQGVRISTLRLAAMAPEAPAPPEDALERLVRGGGEALPADQMTRLAARLDRPGAAVRDPVLVALQYRDLGPFLAAFALLPLLVMLRRQR; encoded by the coding sequence ATGGGCGGGCTGATCCTGTTGCGAGCATGGTGGCTGTTGGCCCTTCTGCCCCTGCTCTTGCTAGTGCTGTGGATCTTGCGTCGGGCACCCGATGCCGGAGGATGGGAGCGGATCATGCCGCGCCAGATGCTGCGGGCCATGACCGCGCTTGGTGCATTGAGCGGGCGGCAACCGGTCTGGCAGCGCATGTTGGCGCCTTTCGCGATATTCGCGCTGACAATAGGGCTGGCGGGTCCCGCGCTGCCGCGCCGTGATGCACCGGTATTGGCGCAGACCGATGCGGTCATCATCGCCATCGACATGTCCCCATCCGTCGCGAATGGACCGGGGTTGGCCGAGGCACAGGTCACTGCGGCGGGGCTCTTGCAGGCGCTGGCGGGACGGCCCGTCGGAATGATCCTCTATGGCGGCGAGGCGTATACCATCGCCGCCCCCACAGCCGATACCGCCACTCTGGAAACGCAAATCGCCGTTCTGGAGCCCGACACCTTGCCCAATCCGGGCAGCCGTCCCGCCGATGCGCTTGGCCTGGCGGGAAAGCTGCTCGACAAGATGCGCCGGGCCGACCTGATCCTGATCTCGGATGGTGGTGGCGTGGACGCGCAGGCCGAGACGGAGGCCTCGCGACTGGCGGAACAGGGAGTGCGTATCTCGACGTTGCGCCTTGCCGCAATGGCACCCGAAGCGCCCGCCCCGCCCGAGGATGCATTGGAGCGCCTGGTCAGAGGCGGCGGCGAGGCATTGCCCGCCGACCAGATGACCCGGCTGGCGGCCCGGCTTGATCGGCCCGGCGCGGCGGTCCGTGACCCGGTGCTTGTGGCTTTGCAATATCGCGATCTCGGCCCGTTTCTAGCCGCATTCGCGCTTCTACCGCTGCTGGTCATGTTGCGGAGGCAGAGATGA
- a CDS encoding VWA domain-containing protein — protein sequence MSFALPWILILLPLPLVIRHLAPPLAIRRPALILPDHLDRAARAERNTGIRQGPWLAALAWMFLVIAMAGPRTEAISDIIPASGRDIVLALDLSGSMMKEDFRLDDQPVSRLEAVKRTASAFVAARRGDRIGLVIFGERAYFASPLTFDVDAVARAIEEAQIGISGRGTAISDGLGLATKRLAHSDAPTRVIVLLSDGVDTSGNVPAVEAAKLAAGHGIRVHSIALGPEDLENQPASRDAVDVATLRDIAAAAGGESFRVRTTEDLQRMAATLDRLEPNPSTRPPMRYWQSLWIWPATLALICLTVLAARRRRWAG from the coding sequence ATGAGTTTCGCGCTGCCCTGGATATTGATCCTGCTGCCGCTGCCGCTGGTGATCCGGCATCTGGCTCCGCCACTGGCCATCCGGCGTCCGGCGCTGATCCTGCCCGACCATCTGGACCGGGCCGCCCGCGCCGAGAGGAATACCGGGATCAGGCAGGGACCGTGGCTCGCTGCACTGGCATGGATGTTTCTGGTGATCGCCATGGCGGGGCCACGAACCGAAGCGATCAGCGACATCATCCCTGCATCGGGGCGCGATATCGTGCTGGCGCTGGACCTGTCGGGCAGCATGATGAAAGAGGATTTCCGGCTGGACGATCAGCCGGTCTCACGGCTCGAAGCTGTCAAGCGCACGGCCTCGGCCTTCGTGGCGGCGCGGCGGGGCGACCGGATCGGGCTGGTGATCTTTGGCGAACGGGCCTATTTCGCCTCGCCCCTGACCTTTGACGTGGATGCCGTCGCCCGCGCCATCGAAGAGGCCCAGATCGGCATATCCGGGCGCGGCACCGCGATTTCAGACGGGTTGGGGCTGGCGACCAAGCGGCTGGCCCACAGCGACGCGCCGACACGGGTGATCGTTCTGCTTTCGGACGGGGTGGACACCTCGGGCAACGTCCCTGCCGTCGAAGCGGCAAAGCTTGCCGCCGGTCACGGCATCCGGGTTCACTCGATCGCGCTTGGCCCCGAGGATCTGGAAAATCAGCCCGCCTCCCGCGACGCTGTCGATGTCGCGACCCTACGCGACATAGCCGCGGCGGCAGGGGGCGAAAGCTTCCGCGTGCGAACCACCGAGGACCTGCAGCGCATGGCCGCCACGCTGGACCGGTTGGAGCCGAACCCGTCCACGCGTCCGCCAATGCGCTATTGGCAATCGCTCTGGATATGGCCCGCCACGCTTGCGCTGATCTGCCTGACTGTTCTTGCCGCCCGGAGGCGAAGATGGGCGGGCTGA